One Rubripirellula reticaptiva DNA window includes the following coding sequences:
- a CDS encoding FxLYD domain-containing protein — protein MKILAILAALFMICIVLCCGIGAFLGPTPSTSPSTSSTAATSPTTTASSSPNAGTGSSSNSEVDRLFAAQQKEYETQHQAWKNANDARSDAELELARIEKEVALLAKEKPTPPAFESREWATVVGNYKTEAVLVDTDNSTATLRKPDGKPVTVPKDKLIAESRIYIDKAFSQLSEYKKQFADWAERSTKLEAKRDAEDQRIVSANKPEPQPPSREAIAAEVAEMNAKKREEQMAAKAEADRRAAAIAAAKAEEELDVNGLVLMRKTVSGSTGDFGGSITGVVVNRRSRKLNYAQITFNLYDESGAQVGSAMANINGLEPGGKWKFDANSFGKDFSTYKFSELTGF, from the coding sequence ATGAAGATACTCGCCATACTCGCAGCACTGTTCATGATTTGCATCGTTCTCTGCTGCGGCATTGGAGCATTTCTTGGACCGACGCCAAGCACATCACCATCGACTTCTAGCACCGCGGCAACATCTCCGACCACAACCGCGAGTTCTTCGCCCAACGCTGGAACTGGTTCATCCAGCAACTCGGAAGTTGACCGACTGTTCGCTGCTCAACAAAAAGAATACGAAACACAACATCAAGCATGGAAAAACGCGAACGACGCCCGATCCGATGCTGAGCTTGAATTGGCGAGAATCGAAAAGGAAGTCGCGTTGCTGGCGAAAGAAAAGCCCACACCACCTGCTTTTGAATCGCGAGAGTGGGCAACCGTCGTCGGAAATTACAAGACCGAGGCGGTGCTAGTCGACACGGACAATAGTACTGCAACACTAAGAAAACCCGATGGCAAGCCAGTCACTGTTCCAAAAGATAAGCTAATCGCGGAAAGCCGCATCTATATCGACAAAGCGTTTTCACAGCTATCCGAGTACAAGAAGCAGTTTGCCGATTGGGCGGAACGATCAACCAAGCTGGAAGCAAAAAGGGATGCTGAAGATCAAAGGATTGTCTCCGCAAACAAGCCTGAACCGCAGCCGCCATCGCGCGAAGCCATTGCTGCCGAAGTCGCTGAAATGAACGCAAAGAAGCGTGAAGAGCAGATGGCAGCGAAGGCGGAAGCAGATCGCAGAGCCGCTGCTATCGCAGCGGCGAAAGCGGAAGAAGAGCTGGATGTAAATGGCTTGGTTTTGATGCGAAAGACCGTTTCGGGGTCAACGGGTGACTTTGGCGGTTCCATCACGGGTGTTGTTGTGAATCGTCGAAGCCGCAAGCTGAATTATGCTCAGATCACTTTCAACTTGTACGACGAAAGTGGTGCTCAGGTTGGTTCTGCTATGGCAAATATCAATGGCCTTGAACCGGGCGGCAAATGGAAATTCGATGCAAACAGCTTTGGAAAAGATTTCTCGACGTACAAGTTTAGCGAACTCACGGGGTTCTAG